One stretch of Pomacea canaliculata isolate SZHN2017 linkage group LG1, ASM307304v1, whole genome shotgun sequence DNA includes these proteins:
- the LOC112566196 gene encoding uncharacterized protein LOC112566196 translates to MWTNPVPPRTVETGESASACPSAGEPGATRQGLSRVLDTMEYLSRQLQQQHQKPLFIVSSISYDNYLSRLPARSAASFKVPRPQDVAKRGQLDILVLHERAGVILVQVKAVGDNLASWNATPADAEQAIARMVDRAVNQLDRDQKVFNHVLKDLDPIPPFSRVVALPFVDRQALEKVRHLGQVTWEDVKFLCQDDIEACAGECCLLSRVKHIPEFCQEHAAHDDAKLLLTWWRRTFDLDTTRLSVQQQKDGGGQSVRPAVVAAGAEHQQDARGGAHVRPGCQRDRSTRHVILPDSRPLAGAAAP, encoded by the exons ATGTGGACAAACCCAGTCCCACCCCGAACTGTGGAGACAGGAGAAAGTGCGAGTGCTTGTCCCTCCGCAGGAGAGCCAGGTGCGACGAGACAAGGCCTGTCACGTGTGCTGGACACAATGGAGTACCTGAGccggcagctgcagcagcagcaccagaaGCCACTCTTCATTGTCAGCAGCATCAGCTACGACAACTACCTCAGCCGCCTGCCGGCGCGGTCAGCGGCGAGTTTCAAGGTGCCCCGCCCCCAGGACGTGGCTAAGCGCGGCCAGCTGGACATCCTGGTCCTCCACGAACGAGCAGGTGTCATCCTTGTACAG GTCAAGGCTGTGGGAGACAACCTGGCTTCCTGGAACGCCACGCCGGCCGACGCCGAGCAAGCCATCGCTCGCATGGTGGACCGTGCCGTGAACCAACTGGACCGCGACCAAAAGGTCTTCAATCACGTGCTGAAAGACCTTGACCCTATCCCACCCTTCAGCCGAGTGGTGGCCTTGCCCTTCGTCGATAGGCAGGCCTTAGAAAAG GTACGGCATCTCGGTCAGGTGACTTGGGAAGATGTGAAGTTCCTGTGCCAGGACGACATCGAGGCTTGTGCTGGTGAGTGTTGTCTGCTGAGCCGAGTCAAGCACATCCCAGAGTTCTGCCAGGAGCATGCGGCTCATGACGATGCCAAGCTCCTGCTCACCTGGTGGCGTCGCACCTTTGACCTCGACACGACTAGACTCAGTGTGCAGCAGCAGAAAGATGGTGGTGGGCAG AGTGTGCGGCCTGCTGTCGTCGCTGCAGGTGCAGAACATCAGCAAGATGCGCGTGGAGGTGCGCACGTACGGCCAGGCTGTCAGCGAGACCGCAGCACGCGCCACGTCATCCTTCCTGACTCCCGACCACTCGCAGGTGCTGCGGCGCCGTGA
- the LOC112566189 gene encoding uncharacterized protein LOC112566189 has product MFGRVITVQFIIIVYLFFFYGAIMYTQLEKRNRLSAEDRSGVSPLQPSETFQKIVRHPSNGRQRKRASILASRRDDLLREPLTSSYYTKCTLLDPREGSRYGCFKKEKVAFKGFLNITDNRTLPRISSLQRVDRMNVARRDIEIQDQDFFRHVARSTVTSNMFDADDEDYLQSFGHYFILRPYLVNHYVPRFLIGQDIGCYATRNKSGSKAFLESVMSDVPYLLVVVFTEHTDVMLREAIRKTWGQVETNWANDPEQESHRIKLLFVLGYREEFSDTQLQKEATQKRDIVQADFIDTYRNLSLKMVTALYWARDYCPGVQHVLKVDSDTFINMMLLTALLSALPSMAQTAPGHRWMLGHVNPKPVVIKSDIEYGRWKVDSNLYPFDQFPTYLYGHSYVISGCVIDDLLRAYHRMPLIPVEDAYFTGVLAKALGIRRLHSPWFATYFKFPSGFSLTSPDLLIDVTMTNFEDWTKQLQFYLTFIAKYIHMIRY; this is encoded by the exons ATGTTTGGTAGAGTCATAACGGTGCAGTTCATTATAATAgtctatttgttttttttctacggGGCCATCATGTACACacaactggaaaaaagaaaccGTCTTTCTGCAGAGGATCGATCGGGGGTGTCCCCACTCCAGCCTTCCGAGACGTTTCAGAAAATCGTAAGGCATCCATCTAATGGCAGACAGAGAAAGCGAGCGAGTATCCTGGCGTCTCGGCGAGACGATCTGCTACGGGAACCGCTGACGTCATCCTACTACACCAAATGCACTCTCCTCGACCCCAGAGAGGGCAGCAGATACGGCTGCTTTAAGAAGGAGAAGGTGGCGTTCAAGGGCTTTCTCAACATCACGGACAACAGAACGCTGCCCAGAATCAGTTCACTGCAGCGCGTTGACCGCATGAACGTCGCCCGTCGGGACATTGAGATTCAGGACCAGGACTTCTTCCGGCACGTGGCCCGCAGCACCGTGACCTCCAACATGTTTGATGCTGACGACGAGGACTACCTCCAGTCTTTTGGACATTACTTTATTCTGCGCCCTTACCTCGTCAACCATTACGTGCCGCGGTTTTTGATTGGCCAGGACATCGGGTGCTACGCCACGCGCAACAAATCGGGATCGAAAGCCTTTTTGGAGTCTGTGATGAGTGATGTACCCTACTTGCTTGTCGTCGTGTTCACGGAGCACACAGACGTGATGCTGAGAGAGGCCATTCGCAAGACGTGGGGTCAAGTGGAGACAAACTGGGCTAACGATCCA GAACAGGAGAGTCACCGTATAAAGCTCTTGTTTGTCCTCGGTTACCGGGAGGAGTTCAGCGACACTCAGCTACAAAAGGAAGCGACACAAAAGCGAGACATTGTTCAGGCTGACTTCATAGACACCTACCGTAACCTGTCGTTGAAG ATGGTGACGGCCCTGTACTGGGCGCGAGACTACTGTCCCGGCGTGCAGCACGTGCTCAAGGTCGACAGCGACACCTTCATCAACATGATGCTGCTGACTGCGCTCCTCTCAGCTCTGCCTTCCATGGCCCAGACTGCCCCGGGGCATCGCTGGATGCTGGGCCATGTCAACCCCAAACCG GTTGTAATTAAAAGTGACATTGAGTATGGCCGGTGGAAAGTGGACAGCAATCTTTATCCGTTTGACCAGTTCCCTACCTACTTATATGGCCATTCATACGTCATTTCCGGCTGCGTCATCGATGACCTTTTACGAGCTTACCACCGGATGCCACTCATCCCTGTGGAGGACGCGTACTTCACCGGCGTCCTGGCCAAAGCTCTTGGCATCAG GCGGCTCCATAGTCCGTGGTTCGCCACTTACTTCAAGTTCCCCTCAGGATTCTCTCTGACTTCCCCTGACCTGCTAATAGATGTAACGATGACAAACTTCGAGGACTGGACCAAGCAGTTACAGTTTTACCTCACCTTTATCGCCAAGTACATCCACATGATCCGCTACTAG